The region AACGGCATCGGTGCGGACTCTGTCTTCGCCAACACCAAACGCATCACCAGCAGTGGCATAAGCGAACCTTCAGCAAAATGCAGCCAGAAGCGATAATCCAGCAACGCTTGCCCGCTCTGTGGACGGAGCTTACCGTTGCCGTAAGTCTCAATCAGGTATTCCACAATGGCTCCAGATTCGGCAACCGTCAGTTCGCCATCGGTAATCACTGGCGATTTCCCTAGCGGGTGAACCTGTTTGAGGGCGGCCGGAGCGCTAAACGTTTTTGGGTCGCGCGTGTAGCGAACAATTTCATAGTCAACACCCAGCTCTTCTAGCAGCCAGGTGACACGAGTCGAACGGGATTTTTCGAGGTGATGAACGCGTATCATCCATTTCTCCTTTTTGTTTATCTTGGTTCCGTCATTCAGCACGGGGCAGGTGTGTGATCGTATTTTTTTGCGATTGCGTTCTAACAGCGAAGAGAAACCGCGCTCAGAGTGTACCTGAGCGCGGTTCTCAACGAGATAAGCATAGCACCATTATTCGCACAGCTATCGTGCGAACAACTATTCTTCAAACAGATACTGAGCGTGGAAGCGCAGGTGATCTTCGATGAAACTGGCGATGAAGAAATAGCTGTGATCATAGCCGGACTGTGTCCGCAGCGTGAGCGGCCATGCGTACTGGCTTGCCAATTCTTCCAGTTTCGCTGGTTGTAATTGGTCGGGCAGGAACTGATCGCAATCGCCCTGATCGACCAGTA is a window of Pectobacterium punjabense DNA encoding:
- a CDS encoding glutathione S-transferase family protein gives rise to the protein MIRVHHLEKSRSTRVTWLLEELGVDYEIVRYTRDPKTFSAPAALKQVHPLGKSPVITDGELTVAESGAIVEYLIETYGNGKLRPQSGQALLDYRFWLHFAEGSLMPLLVMRLVLAKTESAPMPFFIRPIARKIVQSIEQAFIVPRLTTQLQFIEQHLSKQDWFAGESFSGADIQMAVPLVLAKTRLDFSRYPHIKQYIERIENQPSFQQALAQD